One Streptomyces sp. 840.1 genomic window, CACCGAACCAGCAGGCCTCGAAGGCCACCCGTATCGCGCCGTGCACCTTGTGGGGTGCGTCCGGCGCCCCGAACAGCCACCACAGCGCGATCATCACGACCGGTCCGCCGATGCCCGCGAGCAGCCGCAGCGTCCACCCCGTGCCGAGAGTGAAACCCCAGGTGCCCACGGATGCGATGACGGCGAGCTCCGACAGGAAGACGACCAGCAGGTTGACCGACTTCATGCCGCCTCCCCCGGGACGGGCGCGCCGGTGCGGCGCACCAGGAACCAGGCGGTGCCGAGGTGGGTGGCCGCCGCGAGCGTCCCGCCGACCGCCATGCCGGTGACCCCCCGGCTGACGCCGATGCACGCGTCGCCCAGCTGCGCCGCCCCGGCCACCGCCAGGACCGGTACCAGCGCGCGGTGTTCCCGCTTCAGCAGGTACACCAGCGCGGCGGCGAGCGGGACCGCGCGGACCGCGTACGCCTCGGCGTACACCTGGAGCCCGGCCGTCGGACCGGTGCCGGCCGGCAGCAGGAGCGTGGGGCGTGCCACCGCGATCACGGCCGCGACCGCCGAGCCCGCCGCCATGGCCACGTTGATTCCGGCCAGTGAGCGTCGCATTTCGTCACCTCGTGAATCATTAACACTCTGAATGATTTGCTGATGATACGGTGCCGAACGTGAAGGATGTCAAGCAGGAAACGCTCACCGGCACCACGGCCTTCCGGCTCGGCACGCTCGGCGCGATCACCGCCGAACTGTTCGCCGAGCGGCTCGCCGTCCACGAGCTGAAGCCCAAGCACGCCGGGCTGCTCGCTCTGCTGGCCAGTGGCGCGGCGGCCTCGCAGCAGGACATCGCCCGCACGATGCGGGTGACGCCGAGCCTGGTGGTCGGCCTCGCCGATCACCTGGAGGAGCTGGGCGCGGTCGGCCGGGAGCGCGACCCCGCCGACCGCCGCCGCCAGATCCTCACCCTCACCGACCGGGGCCGCGAACTGCTCGCCCTCTGTACGCAGACGGCGGACGCCATCGACGAGGAGCTGACGGCCGGGCTCGACGACACCTTCCGCGCGAACCTGCGCCAGACCCTCGCCGTACTGGCCGCGCGGGCGGGGCTGCCCGGATAGCCGGATAGCCGGATAGCCGGATAGCCGGACAGCCGGACAGGCCTTAGGTGTATTGACCCGCAGCGTTGTTGACACGGCTGATCGGGGGCTGGCCTCCGAGGGCGGTGTGGCAGCGGTGGTGGTTGTAGGTGTGGAGGAAGTCTGCCAGGGCGGCTGTTCGCTCGTCGTTGGAGGTGTAGGGCCGCAGGTAGGCCCACTCGTCGGCGAGGGTGCGGTTGAAGCGTTCGACTTTGCCGTTGGTCTGTGGTCGGTAGGGGCGGGTGAGTTTGCCGGTCGCGCCGATGTCGCCCAAGGCCTGTTTCCAGGCCAGCCCCTTGCGGTAGGCCCAGGCGTTGTCCGTCAGCACGCGTTCGATCCGGGTGATGCCCAGGTCGGCGAAGAACGCGGCGGCCCGGGTCAGGAAGGCTGCGCAGGTCGCGACCCTCTCGTCGCCATGGATTTCCGTGTAGGCGAGGCGGGAGTGGTCGTCGACCGCGGAGTGGAGGTAGTCGAAGCCCATGTTGCTGCGGGTGGCGCGGCCGGCCTGGCGGCCCAGGACCTTGTGGCCGCCGCCGTCGGGTATCCGGCCCAGTTTCTTGACGTCGACGTGGACGAGCTCACCGGGACGCTCGCGTTCGTAGCGGCGGATCACCGAGCCGGTTGGCCGGTCCATCCAGGCGAGGCGGTTCAGTCCGTGACGGGTCAGGATCCGGTGGACGGTTGAGGCGGGAAGGCCGAGGACCGGGCCGATCCGTGCGGGTCCGAGTTTGCGGGACCGGCGCAGGTCGCAGACGCGGGCCTCGATCGCGGCCGGAGTGCGGTGCGGTGTCGTCCCTGGCCTGCTGGAGCGGTCGGCCAGGCCCGCCTCGCCCTCGGCCCGCCACCGCCGCACCCACTTATGGGCGGTCGCCCTCGAGATGCCCATCTCGGCAGCGACATGGGCGACGGGACGGCCGGACGTGACTCGTTCGACCAGCAGACGCCTCCCGAAGACCGTCAGCCGGGCATTACGGTGGGACACGAAGACCTCCGTGTGGTGTGTTCCTAGACAGCTCCACCACACCGGAGGTCTTCGCCTTTGATCAAGACCCCCGTGTCAACAACGCTCGTGATCAATACACTTAGGGCCGGCGGCGCAGCATGTTCATGATGGTCATCGTCAGCACCGTCTCGCCGTGCTGGTTGAGCACCTCCACACCGGTGTGCACCAGCCCGCGGTCGGGCTTGGAGCGCGAGACGCGGGCCCCGGTGACCGTGGCCCGGACCGACGTGCGTCCGCCCTGTCCAGGGTCGTGATTGCCGTCAGTCTCCGAGGCTCGCGAGGCACTCAGGGCAAAGTGAGTGTGGGCGAGACGTTCGTGACTGCGGGCCGCACCAGGCCGGCGTCGGCGCGGGCCGCCGGCCGTTTACTGCTGCGCGACGCTCACCAGCGTTTCAGGCAGATAGGCGGACCGGGTGCCCAACTCCCAGCCGTGCGCCTGACAGGCGAGGCTGGCCAGCGTGGCGGCCCCCACGGGCAGCAGGCTCCTGGCCGCCGGGTCGGATCCGACGCTCTCGCGATGCGCCACGAGTCGTTCCTGAAGGGCCTGCTCGAACGCGGCCTGGTCGTCGTCGAGCAGGACGCGCAACAGCCGCTGGTCCGGCGTCAGCGTCCCGGCCGTATCGAACTGCTCGGCCGTACGCGCCCTCTCGGCGGTGTCCGGCTTACCGAGCGGCACCGGGCCGGCGAGTACGCCGGGATAGTGCCCCTGGACGACGGTCAGGTAGCCGCACAACGCGTCCATCTCTGCGATGTCGGCCGGGTCGGACACCGACCTCCGCTTCGAGTACGGAACGCCGTCACCGATGGCGGGTGCATAGTCCTCGCGCAGCAGAGGGCCAATGACCCGGTTCCGATCCCATATCAGTCCGCTGATCACGCACCATGCGAACGCTTCCGTCCACGTCCGCGCCGAGGTCACCGGGTTGGTCGGCTCCCCCGTCTCCTCGTAGTCCAGCTCCTCGCTGCTGAGCGTCTCCATCACGAGCGGGAGGGATACCGAAAAGTCACCGTCGGGAAAGCATGCGAGGCTCAGCACGCCCATGGCGCACTCAGCGGCTGTGATCAGTGCGGTGCGCGAGTCGGGCGTACGCAGGGCGGGGTCAGGCACAGTACGCGCGGCGACGTGGTCGGCCAACTCCTCGCCGAGTTCCCTGAGCCCGCGGCGCAGCGGCATGTCGCCGTAGCGCATGTCGTGCCACCGGCCGAAGGCCCGACCCCACATGTCCTCAAGGGCCTGCTCGATCCGCTGTTCGGCGACTGCGTGACGTGTCACTTCCTTGATCGTCATGCCCGCCATCCTGGCAGTGCCCACCGGCAGTGCGGTCCCACGCGCCTCCCCAGCCACGTATCGCGCCAGCCAGCCGGCCGGTCGTCATTCACAGATAACGGCGCAGGCCAGTGACGTACTCGCTCTGCTTCACTGCGAGAGGTCACCGTGTTCGGCGAGGCTCTGTGGACGGGAACTGGACGGGAATGGGACGGAGACCAAACGAAAACTGGACGGGGAGGCGGACAGGAATACGCGAACCGTAGTGGACCGCCGCGTCCGCAGGGGTGGCCGACGACGCATCTGCATATGGACATGCAGACGCCTTGCTGGCTGAATGGATTCGTCGGTGCCGGACCGCGCCGCGACGGATCTACCGAGGGGACAGGATGAGCGGGAGCAGCCCGGCCGCCAGGTTGCAGCAGCTGTTCGAGGGGCGCAGGCTCACCCCCACCCAGCGGCGCATCGCGCACTCGATGGTGCGCAGGGCCGGGGACGCGCCGTTCCTGTCCAGCGTCGAACTGGCCGAACTGGCCGGAGTGAGCCAGCCCTCCGTCACCCGGTTCGCCGTGGCGCTGGGCTTCGACGGCTACCCCGCGCTGCGCAGACACCTGCGCGAGGTCTCCCCGTCCGGGTCCGCCGCGGGAGACGGGGACGACACGTACAACGAGTACCAGCAGGCGGTGCTCGGCGAGATCGAGAACCTGCGTCACCTCGCGGAGCTGCTCGCGGACCCGGGCCCCGTCGAGCGGGCCGGGCGACTGCTCGCCGCCTCGCGCCCGCTGCCCGTGCTCGGGCTGCGCGCCGCATCCTCGCAGGCCCGGGGCTTCGGGTACTTCGCCGCCAAGGTCCACCCCGATGTCCGGGTGCTCGACGAGGGCGGCAGCATGCTGCACGACCGGATCGACGCCGCCCGCCGGGCCGGGGCCACCGCACTGATCTGCTTCGCGCTGCCGCGCCACCCCCGGGAGGTCGTGGACGCGCTCGCGTACGCGCGGGAGCAGGGGCTGACCGTGGTGTCGGTCGCGGACTCCGCGTTCGCCCCGGTGGCCGCCCACAGCGATCTGCTGATCCCGGCCGCCGTCGGGACCGGGCTCGCCTTCGACACGGCGTGCGCGCCGATGCTGCTCGGGCGGGTGCTCCTGGAGTCGATGTGCGACGCCCTGCCGGACGCACAGGCGCGCCTGGAGGAGTTCGACGCGAGGGCGGCGGCGCGGAGCCTCTTCGTGGAGTGACGGCGGCCGGGGCCGGTGAGGACGCAACCCCGCACCCAGTGGGCGCGGGGCTCCGTCGGCCGGCCGGTCCTCAGACCTCCAGCTCCGCCTCGATCCTCTTCAGCTGATGGCGGGCCATGGCCAGGTTGGCGCGGCTGGAGTCCAGCACCAGGTAGAGGAACAGGCCGTTGTTGCCACGGGTCCTGAGCAGCCGGATCAGGTGGTACTGGGTGCCCAGGGTGATCAGGATGTCCTCGATCTCGTCCTGGATGCCCAGGTGTTCCATGGTGCGGAGCTTGGCCCGTACGACGTCGGTGTTGCCCGCCGCCGCGACCTCCAGGTTGAACTCCTTGCCGCCGCCGAGGGTGCCCAGCGCCATGCCGCTCGTGTAGTCGACGAGGGCGACACCGGTGGTGCCCTCGATGGACGTCATCGCTTCCTTCAGTGACGCTTCGGTGTTCGCCATGAGTGCTTGTTTCCTTTCCCTGACCGGCCGCGACGGCCGGTTCCGTTTCCTGGGTGCGAGAGCTGGGGGGTCATGTCGAGCGGTGGGGCAGCGGACCGGGCTGCTGCGGGGGGCGCGGCGCGGGTGAGCGCGCGCCGGGAGCGGGCTGCTGCGGGGTGCGTTCCAGCGCGTCGTCGACGAGACGGCCGATCCTGGCACCGGCACGGCGGCCCTCCAGATGGAGCCTGCCGACGTTGATCCGGTCCTCGGCCAGCAGGGTCAGGACGGCCGACGACCCTGCGGCGTACGCCGCGATGTAGCCCGTCTCGCCCCGGACGAGGAGTTCCCGGAAGCCGCCCCGGCCGGTCGCCTCCGTCATCCGGATCGAGACGCCGAGCGCGGCCGCGGTCAGTGCGGCGACGCCCTCGGCCTCCACCCCCGGGGTGTCATGGGCGAGAACGAGGCCGTCGGTGCTGGCCGCGAGGGCGCCGGCGAGAAGCGGTACCCGCGCCCGCAGCCGCTGGAGTTCGGCCAGGACGTCACGCACTTCGGCCTCGGGCACCATCAGCTGTCTCCTCCCGGCACGCTGTCTGAGCGCGCGTATCACAGGGCCTCCAATGCGTCTCGGAGCCGGCGCAACAGGGCGACGTCGGGGTCGGCCGTGACCTCGGGCAGCTCGATCCGGGGGCTCGCGGAGGCGGCCGGACCCGTCGGCTGCGGGCCGGCCGCCTCCACCAGTCCGGAGGCGGCCAGCCGGCGCAGGTCGACCAGGGTGTGGAACGCCGAGCGGCCCAGCTCCTGGGCGATGTCCGTCGCGGTGCGCACCCCGTCCACCTGCTCCAGCACCCGCTGCTGGCGCGGCGGCACGGGGGCGTCGACCGGGCGGCCGGTCCGTAACAGCGGGGCGCTGTCGCCCGCCGCCTCGGGCCAGATCCGGTCCAGCAGCTCCCGGCGCCGCAGCGTCTCGCGCTGCACGGCGTGCACGGGCACCGGGCGGACCGGGCCGATCCAGTGGGCGACCCCGTAACGGAAGCGGGCCGGGGTCCGGGTCGGGGCGAGGGCGAAGAACGCCGCGTCGTACAACGCCCCCAGGTGGCACAGCTCCAGCGCGCCGCCCGCCACCCGGCCGCTGTCCACGAGGTAGCGGCCCACCCGCCGGTGGGCGCCCGCCTGGGCGACCGCGTCCCACCAGCCGTCGCGGTGCAGCGCGCCGCCCCGGGTGAGCAGGACGTCGATCCCGGGCGTGGCCGGGCTCTCGGCGTGCACCACCTCGCCGTCCGCGAGGTAGAGGGTGCCCCGGTCGCGCATCAGGGCGCCGGTGGCCCGTTCGGCCGCGAGGCGCTGAAGCATCGGCGAGAGCGCGGCGGCGGGGGAGGGGGCGGGCGCGGGGGCGGTCGTCATGCCAGGACCAGCCGCTCGGCCATCTCGCCCAGCCGTATCCGGGCCAGGGCGAGATTCCCCTCCGCCCGGTCCAGCCACAGGTGGAGGAAGACGCTGCTGTCGAAGTCCGTCTCGACGAACCGGAGGATGTGGTACCCGGCCCGGGTGGTGACGATGACGTCCTCGACCGGCGACTCGGTACCCGTGACTCCCGTGCCGTCGGCCGTGGCCGGCGGCCGGGGCGCGCCGGAGGCGAAGGCGGGCTGTTCGGCCGCCATCCGGGCCACCTCGGCCGTTTCGGCGGCGGTGGCCTCGTGATCGCCGTTGGGCGAGTCGCCGATGGTGCCGAGGGCGAGACCGCTGGTCCAGTCGACCACGGCGGCACCACGGGCACCGGGCAGTCTCATCACATCGAGCAGGCACTCGTCGATTCCGGGCACGCGGACTCCCTTCCGACGCTGCGTGCGGCTGTGACCCAGAGGTTACGCAACGTGCTCAGGCCTGGTGGAGGTTCTGGCATTTTCCACAGGTACATGCAGGTGGCCGGTGGAAAATGCCCCGCCGC contains:
- a CDS encoding YrdB family protein yields the protein MKSVNLLVVFLSELAVIASVGTWGFTLGTGWTLRLLAGIGGPVVMIALWWLFGAPDAPHKVHGAIRVAFEACWFGAGAVALALAGYVVAALVLAGVMALSKGLAVAWRQ
- a CDS encoding MarR family winged helix-turn-helix transcriptional regulator, whose product is MKDVKQETLTGTTAFRLGTLGAITAELFAERLAVHELKPKHAGLLALLASGAAASQQDIARTMRVTPSLVVGLADHLEELGAVGRERDPADRRRQILTLTDRGRELLALCTQTADAIDEELTAGLDDTFRANLRQTLAVLAARAGLPG
- a CDS encoding IS481 family transposase is translated as MSHRNARLTVFGRRLLVERVTSGRPVAHVAAEMGISRATAHKWVRRWRAEGEAGLADRSSRPGTTPHRTPAAIEARVCDLRRSRKLGPARIGPVLGLPASTVHRILTRHGLNRLAWMDRPTGSVIRRYERERPGELVHVDVKKLGRIPDGGGHKVLGRQAGRATRSNMGFDYLHSAVDDHSRLAYTEIHGDERVATCAAFLTRAAAFFADLGITRIERVLTDNAWAYRKGLAWKQALGDIGATGKLTRPYRPQTNGKVERFNRTLADEWAYLRPYTSNDERTAALADFLHTYNHHRCHTALGGQPPISRVNNAAGQYT
- a CDS encoding immunity 49 family protein, coding for MTIKEVTRHAVAEQRIEQALEDMWGRAFGRWHDMRYGDMPLRRGLRELGEELADHVAARTVPDPALRTPDSRTALITAAECAMGVLSLACFPDGDFSVSLPLVMETLSSEELDYEETGEPTNPVTSARTWTEAFAWCVISGLIWDRNRVIGPLLREDYAPAIGDGVPYSKRRSVSDPADIAEMDALCGYLTVVQGHYPGVLAGPVPLGKPDTAERARTAEQFDTAGTLTPDQRLLRVLLDDDQAAFEQALQERLVAHRESVGSDPAARSLLPVGAATLASLACQAHGWELGTRSAYLPETLVSVAQQ
- a CDS encoding MurR/RpiR family transcriptional regulator; this encodes MSGSSPAARLQQLFEGRRLTPTQRRIAHSMVRRAGDAPFLSSVELAELAGVSQPSVTRFAVALGFDGYPALRRHLREVSPSGSAAGDGDDTYNEYQQAVLGEIENLRHLAELLADPGPVERAGRLLAASRPLPVLGLRAASSQARGFGYFAAKVHPDVRVLDEGGSMLHDRIDAARRAGATALICFALPRHPREVVDALAYAREQGLTVVSVADSAFAPVAAHSDLLIPAAVGTGLAFDTACAPMLLGRVLLESMCDALPDAQARLEEFDARAAARSLFVE
- a CDS encoding roadblock/LC7 domain-containing protein; the protein is MVPEAEVRDVLAELQRLRARVPLLAGALAASTDGLVLAHDTPGVEAEGVAALTAAALGVSIRMTEATGRGGFRELLVRGETGYIAAYAAGSSAVLTLLAEDRINVGRLHLEGRRAGARIGRLVDDALERTPQQPAPGARSPAPRPPQQPGPLPHRST
- a CDS encoding transcriptional regulator, translating into MTTAPAPAPSPAAALSPMLQRLAAERATGALMRDRGTLYLADGEVVHAESPATPGIDVLLTRGGALHRDGWWDAVAQAGAHRRVGRYLVDSGRVAGGALELCHLGALYDAAFFALAPTRTPARFRYGVAHWIGPVRPVPVHAVQRETLRRRELLDRIWPEAAGDSAPLLRTGRPVDAPVPPRQQRVLEQVDGVRTATDIAQELGRSAFHTLVDLRRLAASGLVEAAGPQPTGPAASASPRIELPEVTADPDVALLRRLRDALEAL